A part of Natronorubrum sediminis genomic DNA contains:
- a CDS encoding DEAD/DEAH box helicase produces the protein MATTDEGAEPPSIEHPLLEPDFLERRLYQLKLAGTAANGHTLVCLPTGLGKTTVSLLVTARRLEEVGGKSLMLAPTKPLVQQHADFYREALQIPDEEIIVFTGDVSPDDRAATWEEATIVMATPQVIENDLVGSRISLSDVTHITFDECHRATGDYAYNYIAERYHADANQPLVTGMSASPGGDEEAILEVCENLGISEVEVMTEEDADVSEFTHDTDVEWERIGLPEDVLEIRDALNEVITDRLEKLKELGVASSTQPDQSQKDLNRMRAELQKLINNDQSEGFKGMSVHAEVMKLRQAVTLVETQSVEAVRRYFDRQRNQARSSGASKASQRMVSDPRVREAIRQAERFDELHPKYRKTRMLLAETLGLEGGERVIVFTESRDTAEALTDFLSESFDAKRFVGQGDREGSDGMTQKQQQEVLDQFRGGEFEVLVSTSVAEEGLDVPEVDLVLFYEPVPTAIRSIQRKGRTGRQSEGRVVVLMAEDTRDEAYFWISRRREKEMESELRELKGMADTLADELDDSQQALSDFGGETAGSDGADERDPDAVGDSSSGNEGGSTAPGLQDFSKDVNDTGDGTESNDTDSESNADDVTVHEPHAEGETIEIVADQREMDANIARDLSRREEIDIRLETLEVGDYVCSDRVVIERKSVADFVDSLVGGERSIFEQVGAMARHYSRPIVLVEGEGLYEQRDIHPNAIRGALSSLAVDFGASVLRTESEDESTELLAVLAGREQQTSDREVSVHGEKGAKTVAEQQEYVVSSIAEIGPVTARSLLEEFGTVEAVMIASEDELQEADGVGSVTAERMREVIGTEYTGSK, from the coding sequence ATGGCGACAACGGACGAGGGTGCAGAGCCACCATCAATCGAGCACCCCCTCCTCGAGCCCGATTTTCTCGAGCGGCGACTCTACCAGTTGAAACTCGCGGGGACGGCCGCGAACGGCCACACGCTCGTCTGTCTCCCGACGGGACTCGGGAAGACGACGGTCAGCCTGCTCGTGACGGCTCGCAGGCTCGAGGAAGTCGGCGGGAAATCGTTGATGCTCGCACCGACAAAACCGCTCGTCCAGCAACACGCGGACTTTTACCGGGAAGCCCTCCAGATCCCAGACGAAGAGATCATCGTCTTCACGGGCGACGTCAGCCCGGACGATCGGGCGGCGACGTGGGAAGAAGCGACGATCGTCATGGCCACCCCGCAGGTCATCGAAAACGACCTCGTCGGCAGCCGAATCTCGCTTTCCGACGTGACCCACATCACCTTCGACGAGTGCCACCGCGCGACCGGCGACTACGCCTACAACTACATCGCAGAACGCTACCATGCCGACGCGAATCAACCCCTCGTGACGGGCATGTCGGCCTCGCCCGGCGGCGACGAGGAGGCCATCCTCGAGGTCTGTGAGAACCTCGGCATCAGCGAGGTCGAGGTGATGACCGAAGAGGACGCCGACGTCTCCGAATTTACCCACGACACCGACGTCGAGTGGGAACGAATCGGCCTCCCCGAGGACGTCCTCGAGATTCGCGACGCGTTGAACGAGGTGATCACGGATCGCCTCGAGAAACTCAAGGAACTCGGCGTTGCCTCCTCGACCCAACCCGACCAGTCCCAGAAGGACCTCAATCGAATGCGCGCGGAACTCCAGAAGTTGATCAACAACGACCAATCGGAGGGGTTCAAGGGAATGTCCGTCCACGCGGAGGTGATGAAACTCCGTCAGGCCGTCACGCTCGTCGAAACTCAGAGCGTCGAGGCCGTCCGGCGGTACTTCGATCGTCAGCGCAATCAAGCCAGATCCTCGGGGGCCTCGAAGGCCAGCCAACGCATGGTTTCGGATCCGCGCGTTCGCGAAGCTATACGACAGGCCGAGCGTTTCGACGAACTCCACCCCAAGTACCGCAAGACCCGGATGTTACTCGCCGAGACGCTTGGACTCGAGGGCGGCGAGCGCGTCATCGTCTTCACCGAATCTCGAGACACGGCAGAGGCCCTGACGGACTTCCTCTCCGAGAGTTTCGACGCGAAGCGATTCGTCGGACAGGGCGACCGAGAGGGGTCGGACGGCATGACCCAGAAGCAACAACAGGAGGTGTTAGACCAGTTCCGCGGCGGCGAGTTCGAGGTGCTCGTCTCGACTTCCGTCGCCGAGGAGGGACTGGACGTGCCCGAAGTCGACCTCGTGTTGTTCTACGAGCCGGTTCCGACGGCGATTCGCTCCATCCAGCGCAAGGGGCGAACGGGCCGCCAGTCCGAGGGCCGGGTCGTCGTCCTCATGGCCGAAGACACCCGCGACGAGGCGTACTTCTGGATCTCCCGGCGCCGCGAGAAGGAGATGGAGTCCGAACTCCGCGAACTCAAGGGCATGGCCGACACCCTCGCGGACGAACTCGACGACTCCCAGCAGGCGCTGTCAGACTTCGGCGGCGAAACCGCCGGCAGCGACGGCGCTGACGAACGCGACCCCGACGCAGTCGGCGACTCTTCCAGTGGAAATGAAGGGGGTTCGACAGCACCAGGATTACAGGACTTTTCGAAGGACGTGAACGACACCGGGGATGGGACAGAGAGCAACGACACCGATTCGGAGTCGAACGCTGACGACGTCACAGTCCACGAACCACACGCCGAGGGCGAGACGATCGAAATCGTCGCCGACCAACGCGAGATGGACGCCAACATCGCCCGTGACCTCTCGAGACGCGAAGAGATAGATATCCGCCTCGAGACGCTCGAGGTGGGCGACTACGTCTGTTCGGATCGCGTCGTTATCGAGCGAAAATCGGTGGCCGACTTCGTCGACTCGTTAGTCGGCGGCGAGCGCTCGATCTTCGAGCAGGTCGGCGCGATGGCCAGACACTACTCGCGACCGATCGTCCTCGTCGAGGGCGAGGGACTGTACGAGCAGCGGGATATTCACCCGAACGCGATTCGGGGCGCGCTCTCGAGTCTGGCCGTCGACTTCGGTGCGAGCGTGCTCCGGACCGAGAGTGAAGACGAGTCGACCGAACTGCTCGCAGTGCTCGCCGGTCGCGAACAACAAACGTCAGACCGCGAGGTCTCGGTCCACGGCGAGAAAGGGGCCAAGACGGTCGCCGAACAACAGGAGTACGTCGTCTCCTCGATCGCCGAAATCGGCCCCGTCACGGCCCGTTCGCTGCTCGAGGAGTTCGGCACCGTCGAAGCGGTGATGATCGCGAGCGAGGACGAGTTACAGGAAGCCGACGGCGTCGGGTCGGTTACGGCCGAGCGGATGCGAGAGGTTATCGGCACCGAGTACACGGGATCGAAGTGA
- a CDS encoding universal stress protein produces MTTPLFERVLVPIAEPEDAKATCEAVVPYLESSGEVVVVHVIEKTEGGPDKAPREARQAQATEIFALAREQFGDAGYDVETELRYGPDVVDEILATAAAFDVTAIAFTPRPGGRWIKLLTGNRANRLTRESTYPILIVPHSEKETPEITEATAATTGDTDGTGYRVLVPIDGTEEALSAVSHACRAYPTADVTCLYVHESASTDVYASMTGGDSSGVDDEDREWQQEVTQRFEEAQAVANDHGVELETVTFPGAVPDAIVTCADELGVDLIVMATRGREGLKQKLLGSTTETVVRRSPVPVTVVR; encoded by the coding sequence ATGACGACACCGCTCTTCGAACGCGTGTTGGTTCCAATCGCCGAACCGGAAGACGCGAAAGCGACGTGCGAGGCCGTCGTTCCCTACCTCGAGTCGTCGGGAGAGGTCGTCGTCGTGCACGTCATCGAGAAGACCGAGGGCGGACCCGACAAAGCGCCCAGAGAAGCCAGACAGGCGCAAGCAACAGAGATTTTCGCGCTCGCTCGTGAGCAATTCGGCGATGCCGGCTACGACGTGGAGACGGAACTTCGATACGGGCCGGACGTCGTCGACGAAATTCTCGCCACTGCGGCGGCCTTCGACGTGACCGCGATTGCCTTCACACCCCGCCCAGGGGGTCGCTGGATCAAACTGCTCACCGGAAATCGCGCGAATCGGTTGACGCGAGAGAGCACGTACCCGATTTTGATCGTTCCCCACTCCGAAAAAGAAACCCCCGAGATAACCGAGGCTACCGCGGCGACGACTGGCGATACCGACGGAACCGGCTACCGCGTACTCGTCCCGATCGACGGCACCGAGGAGGCCCTGTCGGCCGTTTCCCACGCCTGTCGCGCCTATCCGACCGCCGACGTGACCTGTCTCTACGTCCACGAGTCGGCGAGTACCGACGTCTACGCGTCGATGACCGGCGGCGACTCGAGTGGGGTCGACGACGAAGATCGCGAGTGGCAACAAGAAGTGACACAACGCTTCGAAGAAGCACAGGCCGTGGCCAACGACCACGGCGTCGAACTCGAGACCGTGACGTTCCCCGGGGCCGTTCCCGACGCCATCGTCACGTGCGCGGACGAACTCGGCGTCGACCTGATCGTCATGGCCACTCGAGGTCGAGAAGGCCTCAAGCAAAAGCTCCTCGGGAGCACCACCGAGACCGTCGTGCGCCGATCACCCGTTCCTGTCACCGTCGTCCGATAG
- a CDS encoding cation:proton antiporter: MNELCPPSLVSTHSVVATDGVRLEGYETLLSTGPSLTPPFDDPVLIFGLAMVIFLVAPLVLERYRLPGIIGIILIGAAIGPNGAHLLERDATIELLGEVGLIYLMFIAGLEINLTQFLEYKDRSIVFGLLSFVIPQAVGTVVGVSLLGLELPAALLFAAIFSSHTLLAYPVVNRLGIANDEAMTATIGGTILTDTLALLVLAIVIAGVDGTLDAAFWTQLSVGLTLFFIGVWVLVPRLGRWFFRIHSEESYFEFLFVMAVLFICAFLAELVGVEHIIGAFLAGLTLNRLIPESGTLMNRIEFVGNALFIPFFLLSVGMLVNVGVVLEGVDTLALAGSLLVMVFVTKYVAAWAAGRVYGYDRDQVLGMFGLSVGQAAAALAIVQIGFDAGVPGFGQDMINAVVVMILVVSLFSPALVERAGVALVRARDHEAYDPGETSQRILVPISRETEYAESLLDLAVTIRNERAHEPIHTVTVVRPEQRSRTTANVADVETRLEDLEAYTAGAEVPIEPHTRVNHNIASGIVRSSVENRITTLVVGWDGQKARTQQVFGHIIDQVLDRTTELTLVGRLREPLNTTQRIVLVLPPDIHHNDGFSESVHTVKRISAQTGAPIHGLVVDGNPSHFDRVTTRLEPPTSATFHAVDGWNELFEELRDETRSDDFLVCVSARRNEVGWHSELRTLPNRLARVTDANFVVMYPATEERADDRQFLRFP; encoded by the coding sequence ATGAACGAACTGTGCCCTCCGTCGCTGGTGAGTACGCATTCGGTGGTGGCTACGGACGGCGTCCGTCTCGAAGGATACGAGACGCTGTTGTCGACGGGTCCATCACTGACGCCGCCGTTCGACGATCCCGTCCTCATCTTCGGGCTCGCGATGGTGATCTTCCTCGTCGCCCCGCTCGTCCTCGAGCGCTATCGACTGCCGGGGATCATCGGGATCATCCTGATCGGTGCGGCGATCGGCCCCAACGGCGCGCACTTACTCGAACGAGACGCCACGATCGAGTTGCTCGGCGAGGTCGGCCTGATCTACCTGATGTTCATCGCGGGCCTCGAGATTAACCTCACGCAGTTTCTCGAGTACAAGGATCGAAGCATCGTCTTCGGATTGCTGTCGTTCGTGATTCCACAGGCGGTCGGAACGGTCGTCGGCGTCTCGTTGCTCGGATTGGAGCTTCCGGCGGCACTGTTGTTCGCCGCCATTTTCTCCTCGCACACGCTGCTCGCGTATCCGGTCGTCAACCGACTCGGCATCGCGAACGACGAAGCGATGACCGCGACGATCGGCGGCACTATTCTGACGGACACGCTCGCGTTGCTCGTGCTCGCGATCGTCATCGCCGGCGTCGACGGGACGCTCGACGCCGCGTTCTGGACACAGCTGTCGGTCGGATTGACGCTGTTTTTCATCGGCGTCTGGGTACTCGTCCCTCGACTCGGTCGCTGGTTCTTTCGCATCCACAGCGAGGAGAGTTACTTCGAGTTTCTGTTCGTCATGGCCGTGTTGTTCATCTGTGCGTTTCTCGCCGAACTCGTCGGCGTCGAGCACATCATCGGGGCGTTCCTCGCCGGATTGACGCTCAACCGACTAATCCCAGAGTCGGGAACGCTGATGAATCGCATCGAGTTCGTCGGCAACGCGCTCTTCATCCCCTTCTTCCTCCTCTCGGTGGGGATGCTCGTCAACGTCGGCGTCGTGCTCGAGGGAGTCGACACGCTCGCACTCGCCGGTTCGCTTCTCGTCATGGTCTTCGTCACGAAATACGTCGCAGCGTGGGCCGCCGGCCGCGTCTACGGCTACGATCGGGATCAAGTCCTCGGGATGTTCGGCCTCTCCGTGGGGCAGGCCGCCGCTGCACTCGCGATCGTCCAGATCGGGTTCGACGCAGGCGTTCCGGGATTCGGCCAGGACATGATCAACGCCGTCGTCGTGATGATCCTCGTCGTGAGTCTGTTCAGTCCCGCGCTGGTCGAACGGGCCGGTGTCGCACTCGTCCGTGCTCGCGACCACGAAGCGTACGATCCAGGCGAGACGTCACAACGGATCCTCGTTCCCATCTCGAGAGAAACTGAATACGCGGAGTCGCTACTCGATCTCGCCGTCACGATCCGTAACGAACGCGCACACGAGCCGATTCACACGGTCACGGTGGTCCGCCCGGAACAGCGATCGCGGACCACGGCGAACGTCGCCGACGTCGAAACGCGTCTCGAGGACCTCGAGGCGTACACCGCCGGTGCCGAAGTTCCGATCGAACCCCACACTCGAGTCAACCACAACATTGCTTCGGGCATCGTTCGCTCGAGCGTCGAGAACCGGATTACGACGCTCGTCGTCGGCTGGGACGGGCAGAAAGCACGGACGCAGCAGGTGTTCGGCCACATCATCGATCAGGTGCTCGATCGAACCACGGAGTTGACGCTGGTCGGTCGACTCAGGGAGCCACTCAACACGACCCAGCGGATCGTCCTCGTGCTCCCGCCGGATATCCACCACAACGACGGGTTCTCCGAGTCGGTGCACACGGTGAAACGTATCTCGGCGCAAACCGGAGCCCCGATTCACGGCCTCGTCGTCGACGGAAATCCGAGCCACTTCGATCGAGTGACAACGCGCCTCGAGCCACCGACGTCGGCGACGTTCCACGCGGTCGACGGCTGGAACGAGTTGTTCGAAGAACTCCGCGACGAGACGCGATCGGACGACTTCCTCGTCTGCGTGAGCGCCCGGCGAAACGAAGTCGGCTGGCACAGCGAGTTACGGACCCTCCCGAACCGACTCGCAAGAGTGACAGATGCAAATTTCGTCGTGATGTACCCGGCGACGGAAGAACGAGCAGACGACAGGCAGTTCCTCAGATTCCCCTGA
- a CDS encoding HTTM domain-containing protein, with protein sequence MERPVRSQLETGAHRVRRNLADSVRIDTRTLVVFRVFVGLLIIADVFLRSRNLSFYYTEDGVVPQSIAMELSADNAFSFYHLTTDPTVIAALMGLQVLIAIQLIVGYKTRLAMVLSFLFVVSLDHHNPLVLSYADTLFRLLLFWAIFLPLGERWSVDAVHADRGPRESVAGIASALILSQMVYMYFLNWYHKSQSDLWTGGEATPLVMGLDDMTFLLTPYIRQFPALLELGTHLWYYMLMFSWLLIVLVGRKRMFLVALFVGGHVSFILTVRIGAFPYVAIAGLLLFLQAQFWTDLKRVADLLDVDRSRLTRTRRTLASHAASVPNPCLSSPSLDRFRGNVHSVFLGIVVGSLVLLSILSYVPVVSVIDGNSPPEQQVDDIASSFGVDQPEWSVFAPEPRTTDRYYVFPAVTEDGEYIDAYNERELTYERPSDELQTQYDTYRERFYMNSVRSSGLNDNEVPTALAEHLCSTWEDDHGEELTHINMYVVSEDITYETIDDHDERDRNTTHLYEHGCGDNEPKEIQPPEL encoded by the coding sequence ATGGAGCGTCCCGTGCGGTCGCAACTCGAGACAGGGGCCCATCGAGTGCGACGGAACCTCGCAGACTCCGTTCGGATCGATACGCGGACGCTCGTGGTCTTTCGCGTCTTCGTCGGCCTCCTCATCATCGCCGACGTGTTCCTTCGCTCGCGAAACCTTTCCTTTTACTACACCGAGGACGGCGTCGTCCCCCAATCGATCGCGATGGAGTTGAGCGCAGATAACGCGTTCTCGTTCTATCACCTGACGACCGATCCGACGGTTATCGCCGCGCTGATGGGACTGCAAGTGCTGATCGCGATTCAGCTGATCGTCGGCTACAAGACGCGTCTAGCGATGGTCCTCTCGTTCCTGTTCGTCGTCTCCTTAGATCACCACAACCCACTCGTCTTGAGCTACGCCGACACGCTCTTTCGGCTCCTGTTGTTCTGGGCCATCTTCCTCCCCCTCGGGGAACGCTGGTCGGTCGACGCCGTTCACGCCGACCGCGGGCCACGGGAGTCGGTCGCCGGTATCGCCTCCGCGTTGATCCTCTCGCAGATGGTGTACATGTACTTCCTCAACTGGTATCACAAGTCCCAGAGCGACCTGTGGACCGGCGGGGAGGCGACGCCGCTCGTCATGGGCCTCGACGACATGACCTTTCTCCTGACACCGTACATCCGGCAGTTCCCGGCGTTGCTCGAGTTGGGAACCCACCTCTGGTACTACATGCTCATGTTCTCCTGGCTGCTCATCGTCCTCGTCGGCCGGAAACGCATGTTCCTCGTCGCGCTGTTCGTCGGCGGGCACGTCTCGTTCATCCTCACGGTCCGTATCGGCGCGTTCCCCTACGTCGCGATCGCCGGCCTGTTGTTGTTCCTCCAGGCGCAGTTCTGGACCGATCTGAAGCGAGTCGCCGACCTTCTCGACGTCGACAGGTCTCGTCTCACCCGAACCAGACGAACGCTCGCCTCACACGCCGCGTCCGTGCCGAATCCGTGTCTCTCGAGTCCGTCCCTCGATCGGTTCCGGGGCAACGTCCACAGCGTCTTCCTCGGCATCGTCGTCGGCTCGCTCGTGTTGCTCTCGATCCTGTCGTACGTGCCCGTGGTCTCCGTCATCGACGGCAACTCACCGCCCGAACAACAGGTCGACGATATCGCCTCGAGTTTCGGCGTCGACCAACCCGAGTGGAGCGTGTTCGCCCCCGAACCGCGGACGACGGACCGATACTACGTCTTCCCGGCAGTGACCGAGGATGGCGAGTACATCGACGCCTACAACGAACGGGAGCTGACGTACGAACGGCCGTCCGACGAACTCCAGACCCAATACGACACGTATCGCGAACGCTTCTACATGAACAGCGTCCGCAGCAGCGGGCTAAACGACAACGAGGTGCCAACGGCGCTCGCCGAACACCTCTGTTCGACGTGGGAAGACGATCACGGCGAAGAACTGACGCACATCAACATGTACGTCGTCAGCGAAGACATCACCTACGAGACCATCGACGACCACGACGAGCGAGACAGGAACACGACGCACCTCTACGAACACGGCTGTGGCGACAACGAACCGAAAGAGATCCAGCCACCCGAGCTGTAG
- a CDS encoding Sjogren's syndrome/scleroderma autoantigen 1 family protein — protein sequence MSDFDKEAEREKLREKYERDAKEREATQRMSDLLLKGATMTNAHCGTCGDPLFQQNGTTFCPSCHGNPDAVEGTDLEAQPATESDANATADAGDASDSTADSSERESRRNEAAASNTAGQPDGTATERPNSSGNEGASSNAAERPTQNAAEQTPSRESTQPSSSAAESAPNRSVTPEQLSTPNQRSPSARQPTADVGVEDESRSPRRDETPSAPAVDGDREAARASLVRALEKFAAKAAETDDPRHATACLEAAREASEALETLR from the coding sequence ATGAGCGACTTCGACAAGGAAGCCGAACGCGAGAAACTTCGAGAGAAGTACGAACGCGACGCCAAAGAGCGCGAGGCGACCCAGCGAATGAGCGATCTGCTGCTCAAAGGGGCGACGATGACGAACGCCCACTGTGGGACCTGTGGCGACCCGCTGTTCCAGCAAAACGGAACCACGTTCTGTCCGAGTTGTCACGGCAATCCCGACGCGGTCGAAGGGACGGACCTCGAGGCGCAGCCGGCGACCGAATCGGACGCTAACGCTACCGCTGACGCTGGTGATGCGTCAGACTCCACCGCTGACTCGAGTGAGCGTGAGTCCCGACGAAACGAAGCGGCGGCCTCGAATACTGCTGGCCAGCCCGACGGGACTGCCACTGAACGACCGAACTCGAGTGGAAACGAGGGGGCGTCGTCGAACGCAGCCGAGCGACCCACTCAGAATGCAGCCGAGCAGACCCCTTCGAGAGAATCCACCCAACCATCCTCGAGCGCTGCCGAATCGGCACCGAACCGATCCGTAACTCCCGAGCAGCTATCGACACCGAACCAGCGATCGCCGAGCGCTCGGCAACCGACGGCCGATGTCGGTGTCGAGGACGAATCTCGGTCGCCTCGTCGCGACGAGACACCGTCTGCACCGGCGGTCGACGGCGACCGCGAGGCCGCTCGAGCCTCGCTCGTCCGGGCGCTCGAGAAGTTCGCCGCGAAGGCGGCCGAAACGGACGACCCACGCCACGCGACGGCCTGTCTCGAGGCCGCACGCGAGGCGAGCGAGGCGCTCGAGACGCTCCGGTAG
- a CDS encoding GNAT family N-acetyltransferase has product MTVDESDAYVLRDELPDPETFAHLREVAGMGPRSLEAIERGLPNTIYGVIAVHEPSGEVIGMGRLVGDGGAVYQISDMAVHPDHQGKGLGTGIMDRLEAHLEAEAPAGAYVNLVADVDDFYERFGYEPVRPGSKGMHRRIE; this is encoded by the coding sequence ATGACTGTCGACGAATCGGACGCGTACGTACTCCGCGATGAACTGCCCGATCCCGAGACGTTCGCCCACTTGCGCGAGGTCGCTGGCATGGGTCCGCGTTCGCTCGAGGCAATCGAACGCGGCCTCCCGAATACGATTTACGGCGTGATCGCGGTTCACGAACCGTCCGGTGAGGTCATTGGCATGGGGCGACTCGTCGGCGACGGCGGTGCAGTCTACCAGATTTCGGATATGGCGGTCCATCCGGACCATCAGGGGAAAGGGCTCGGAACTGGAATCATGGACCGTCTCGAGGCCCATCTCGAGGCCGAGGCGCCGGCTGGCGCGTACGTCAACCTCGTCGCCGACGTCGACGACTTCTACGAGCGATTCGGTTACGAACCCGTCCGCCCGGGTTCTAAGGGGATGCACCGCCGGATAGAGTGA
- a CDS encoding TIGR00725 family protein, translating to MRVSVIGGGTISETAANRAEAVGRELATRGHTVVCGGRGGTMAAVCRGANDAGGTTIGILPGEHREDANEFVDIAIATGLGHARNALVPLNGDAVIALAGGVGTLSEIGFAGIYDRPIVGLETHDFSPFEADRDLGLETVETPAEAVDAIEAAVAQSR from the coding sequence ATGCGAGTCAGTGTTATCGGCGGCGGAACGATCAGCGAGACCGCGGCGAATCGAGCCGAAGCCGTCGGTCGCGAGCTTGCGACTCGAGGCCACACGGTCGTCTGTGGCGGTCGTGGCGGAACGATGGCGGCCGTCTGCCGTGGTGCGAACGATGCAGGAGGAACGACCATCGGCATTTTACCCGGCGAGCACCGCGAGGACGCGAACGAGTTCGTCGATATCGCCATCGCGACCGGACTGGGCCACGCCCGCAACGCGCTCGTTCCGTTGAACGGTGACGCGGTGATCGCGCTCGCGGGTGGCGTCGGCACGCTCTCGGAGATCGGCTTCGCCGGCATCTACGACCGACCGATCGTCGGCCTCGAGACGCACGATTTCTCGCCATTCGAGGCCGACCGTGACCTCGGCCTCGAGACCGTCGAGACGCCTGCCGAAGCCGTCGATGCGATCGAAGCCGCGGTCGCCCAATCGCGGTGA
- the mdh gene encoding malate dehydrogenase, whose product MTKVSVVGAAGTVGAAAGYNIALRDIADELVFVDIPDQEDTTVGQAADTNHGAAYDSNTTIRQGGYEDTEGSDVVVITAGIPRQPGQTRIDLAGDNAPIMEDIGSSIAEYNDDFITVTTSNPVDLLNRHLYEVGDRAREQVVGFGGRLDSARFRYVISQRYDAPVQNVDATILGEHGDAQVPVFSKVRVDGQDREFDENEKEELLEELQTSAMNVIEKKGATQWGPATGVGHTVEAILRDTGEVLPCSVPLEGEFGHEDTAFGVPAKLGSDGVEEIVEWDLSEFERDQLGEAAEKLSDQYDKIS is encoded by the coding sequence ATGACGAAAGTTAGCGTGGTCGGCGCGGCTGGAACGGTTGGAGCCGCAGCGGGCTACAACATCGCACTTCGGGATATCGCCGACGAACTCGTCTTCGTGGACATTCCGGATCAAGAGGACACGACGGTCGGACAGGCTGCGGACACCAACCACGGTGCAGCCTACGACTCGAACACGACGATCCGTCAGGGAGGCTACGAGGACACCGAGGGCTCGGACGTCGTCGTCATCACGGCCGGCATTCCGCGCCAGCCCGGCCAGACACGAATCGACCTCGCGGGCGACAACGCACCGATTATGGAGGATATCGGTTCCTCCATCGCGGAGTACAACGACGACTTCATCACCGTCACAACCTCGAACCCCGTCGACCTGCTCAACCGCCACCTCTACGAGGTCGGCGACCGCGCACGCGAGCAGGTGGTCGGCTTCGGCGGCCGACTCGACTCCGCTCGATTCCGCTACGTCATCTCCCAGCGCTACGACGCCCCCGTTCAGAACGTCGACGCGACCATCCTCGGCGAGCACGGCGACGCCCAAGTCCCCGTCTTCTCGAAAGTCCGCGTCGACGGACAGGACCGCGAGTTCGACGAGAACGAGAAAGAAGAACTGCTCGAGGAACTCCAGACCTCCGCGATGAACGTCATCGAGAAGAAAGGCGCGACGCAGTGGGGGCCAGCGACCGGCGTCGGACACACCGTCGAGGCCATCCTGCGCGACACCGGCGAAGTGCTTCCGTGCAGCGTCCCCCTCGAGGGCGAGTTCGGCCACGAGGACACCGCATTCGGCGTCCCGGCCAAACTCGGCTCCGACGGCGTCGAAGAGATCGTCGAGTGGGACCTCTCGGAGTTCGAGCGCGACCAACTCGGCGAAGCCGCCGAGAAGCTCTCGGATCAGTACGACAAAATCTCGTAA
- a CDS encoding ferredoxin, with amino-acid sequence MKVEFDEETCIGMYQCVAEWDAFEEDKTKGKAVLEDSEEVEDGIFVRDVPEGAELDAKFAARTCPVDAITIYDDDGEQLIP; translated from the coding sequence ATGAAAGTCGAATTCGACGAGGAGACCTGTATCGGCATGTATCAGTGCGTCGCCGAGTGGGACGCCTTCGAGGAGGACAAGACGAAAGGCAAAGCGGTTCTCGAGGACAGCGAGGAGGTCGAAGACGGCATCTTCGTCCGCGATGTCCCCGAAGGCGCGGAACTCGACGCGAAGTTCGCGGCTCGAACCTGTCCCGTCGACGCAATCACGATCTACGACGACGATGGCGAGCAGTTGATTCCGTGA